The following are from one region of the Treponema denticola genome:
- a CDS encoding PspC domain-containing protein codes for MKKRLCKSSRDKKILGVCAGLAEYLGVDPVLIRLLWIIFALVVGSGIIVYIIAAIIMPYDTEVKDDDDESYEYAPRD; via the coding sequence ATGAAAAAGAGATTATGCAAATCATCAAGGGATAAAAAAATTTTAGGAGTTTGTGCGGGCCTTGCCGAGTATCTTGGTGTTGACCCTGTTTTGATAAGACTCCTGTGGATTATATTTGCCTTAGTTGTGGGTTCAGGAATCATTGTTTACATAATAGCGGCTATTATTATGCCCTATGATACGGAAGTTAAGGATGATGATGATGAGTCTTATGAATATGCCCCTCGTGATTGA
- a CDS encoding Rpn family recombination-promoting nuclease/putative transposase, with amino-acid sequence MSKQKRNYKDSVFVDLFSEDEKAKENFLSLYNALHGTELKDTEQLKNIRLDQVLYMSFYNDVSYLVDNKIIVLAEHQSTINPNMPLRCLEYISRLYETLFESKEKYSRKLLHIPRPEFYVFYNGEDTFPCDKTLKLSDAFIEKTEDTSLELTVKVININHQNRHPLLENCQTMYEYSIFVETVRKWKEIDTQNGFEKAVEECISNNILREYLKRKTKEVLNMLLAEYDYETDIAVQRAEEREVAFAEGIEQGIQQGIQQGINQGFADGSYQKALETAKLMKDMNYPISDICTVSGLSKEEIEVL; translated from the coding sequence ATGAGCAAGCAGAAGCGCAATTATAAAGACTCGGTGTTCGTCGACCTTTTCTCAGAAGATGAAAAGGCAAAAGAAAACTTTTTATCGCTATATAACGCTTTGCACGGAACGGAACTTAAAGATACAGAGCAGTTAAAAAACATAAGGCTTGATCAGGTTCTATATATGTCATTTTATAATGATGTGTCTTATCTTGTTGACAATAAAATCATAGTGCTTGCAGAGCATCAATCAACCATAAATCCCAACATGCCCTTACGCTGCCTTGAATACATCAGCCGTCTTTATGAAACTTTATTTGAATCAAAAGAAAAATACAGCCGTAAACTCCTACACATTCCAAGACCTGAGTTTTATGTTTTCTATAATGGAGAAGATACCTTTCCCTGTGATAAAACATTAAAACTATCAGATGCCTTTATAGAAAAGACAGAAGATACTTCTCTTGAATTGACCGTTAAAGTAATAAACATTAATCATCAAAACCGCCATCCTTTATTAGAAAACTGTCAGACAATGTATGAATACAGTATATTTGTAGAAACGGTAAGAAAATGGAAAGAAATAGATACTCAAAACGGTTTTGAAAAAGCTGTTGAAGAATGTATATCAAACAATATTTTGCGTGAATATTTAAAACGCAAGACTAAGGAGGTATTAAATATGTTACTAGCCGAATATGATTATGAAACCGATATAGCCGTACAGCGAGCCGAAGAGAGAGAAGTAGCCTTTGCCGAAGGCATTGAACAAGGTATCCAACAAGGTATCCAACAAGGTATCAACCAAGGCTTTGCAGACGGCTCTTACCAAAAAGCTCTTGAAACGGCAAAACTGATGAAAGATATGAATTATCCGATTAGCGATATTTGCACGGTATCAGGGCTTTCCAAAGAAGAAATTGAGGTCTTGTAA
- a CDS encoding flagellar hook-length control protein FliK, with translation MQALDVRMQALPVKEPEREDSGDIKRADAEPVRNGDSFLAMIKKMIAAAKDGSKETDEARFEDISLREDKIRDSSLQKEAGRQNTELSSEDHKSKKIDAENLLNSKEAYLKEPKNLLKKPKTETQKPNSEHLQAEKTQKDALELNLKILNEDFSDEIKDFLPQDVKEDETISLFSDEALKKLDKSEKKKAQSFDDEKTEQAGKLGLLSKADKKDLSKKISPQSEAVQENLSKKPVSKPKLKISVEDLRSMPSVQSDAAIHTTASESRVETDNSVDMVIDFSGKAQNPSQGGDLQNTQNGSEAQKTSQTFSAMLAQEIRDASADFVQAGKIVLRDNNAGEIRLHLRPENLGAVKINLELSEGKRVTGTVTVASKEAYEAFEKNLDNLAEEFKQNGFEFAEFNLDWSGFSGQEGFAESFESFSDFVYKNQEQDLRQLEKTADNLSTYSYVYGPTVDILA, from the coding sequence ATGCAAGCACTTGATGTTCGTATGCAGGCTTTGCCGGTAAAAGAGCCGGAAAGAGAAGACTCTGGGGACATTAAAAGAGCTGATGCGGAACCTGTAAGAAATGGAGATTCATTCCTGGCAATGATCAAAAAGATGATTGCCGCCGCCAAGGATGGAAGCAAGGAGACTGATGAAGCCCGATTTGAAGATATTAGTCTTAGAGAAGACAAAATTAGGGATTCATCGCTTCAAAAGGAAGCAGGAAGGCAGAATACGGAACTATCATCTGAAGACCATAAGTCTAAGAAAATAGATGCTGAAAATCTGCTTAATTCCAAAGAAGCTTATTTAAAAGAGCCCAAGAATTTGCTAAAAAAGCCTAAGACCGAAACTCAAAAGCCGAACTCAGAACATTTGCAGGCTGAAAAGACTCAAAAAGATGCTCTTGAGCTAAATCTTAAAATTCTCAATGAGGATTTTAGTGATGAAATTAAGGACTTTTTGCCGCAAGACGTAAAAGAAGATGAAACTATTTCTCTTTTTTCTGATGAAGCTTTAAAAAAATTAGACAAGTCGGAAAAGAAAAAGGCACAGTCCTTTGATGACGAGAAAACAGAACAAGCCGGAAAGTTGGGGCTTTTATCAAAGGCCGATAAAAAGGACTTATCAAAAAAGATATCTCCTCAGAGTGAAGCGGTGCAGGAAAATTTAAGCAAAAAACCGGTTTCCAAGCCTAAACTGAAGATTTCCGTAGAGGACTTACGTTCAATGCCTTCCGTTCAGTCGGATGCTGCTATTCATACAACAGCTTCCGAATCTCGGGTTGAGACGGACAATTCCGTCGATATGGTAATCGATTTTAGCGGTAAGGCTCAAAATCCATCACAGGGCGGAGATCTTCAAAATACCCAAAACGGAAGCGAAGCCCAAAAAACAAGTCAAACTTTTTCTGCTATGCTGGCTCAAGAAATAAGGGATGCTTCAGCAGACTTTGTACAAGCCGGAAAAATCGTTCTCCGCGACAATAATGCAGGAGAAATAAGGCTGCATCTAAGACCTGAAAATCTGGGAGCCGTAAAAATCAATTTGGAGCTGAGCGAGGGAAAAAGGGTTACGGGAACAGTAACAGTTGCCTCTAAAGAAGCCTACGAAGCTTTTGAGAAAAATTTGGATAATTTGGCCGAAGAATTTAAACAAAACGGTTTTGAATTTGCAGAATTTAATTTAGATTGGTCGGGTTTTTCGGGGCAAGAAGGATTTGCCGAAAGTTTTGAATCTTTCTCAGATTTTGTTTATAAAAATCAAGAACAAGATTTAAGGCAGCTTGAAAAAACGGCCGATAATTTGAGTACCTACAGTTACGTTTATGGTCCGACTGTAGATATTTTAGCTTAA
- the pip gene encoding prolyl aminopeptidase: MKILYEKTPLFDEGFLKVSDIHSIYYAQYGNPNGKPVVFLHGGPGGGCIPVASQYFDPKFYRIVLFDQRGAGKSLPPCEMKENKSENLIEDIEKLREHLNIKKWMVFGGSWGSTLALIYAIAHPDKVVSIILRGIFLGTQEEIDWIYEEGGASKFFPEDFEAYQNFIPLEERSSLVRAYSKRLFGEDKKLSLEAAHKWSRWESALVRLFPAVYDMSDEEALAMAKAECHYFLHKCFFKDDNYILNNCDKIKDLPCTIMQGRYDMDCPPFSAYKLHKKLPKSNLNIVLFGGHSSMEPGLVDGLVRAAEDHKKFF, encoded by the coding sequence ATGAAAATTTTATATGAAAAAACACCGCTTTTTGATGAAGGCTTTTTAAAGGTCTCGGATATTCACAGTATTTATTATGCCCAATACGGTAACCCCAATGGTAAGCCCGTAGTTTTTTTACACGGAGGCCCCGGAGGCGGCTGCATTCCCGTTGCAAGCCAGTATTTTGATCCCAAATTTTACCGAATAGTTTTATTCGATCAGAGGGGAGCAGGAAAAAGTTTACCTCCTTGCGAGATGAAAGAAAACAAATCGGAAAATCTAATTGAAGATATAGAAAAATTACGGGAACATCTAAATATTAAAAAATGGATGGTCTTCGGCGGAAGCTGGGGAAGTACCCTCGCTCTAATATATGCAATCGCTCACCCCGATAAGGTTGTATCTATAATCCTACGAGGAATCTTTTTAGGAACGCAAGAAGAAATAGACTGGATTTACGAAGAAGGCGGAGCTTCCAAATTCTTCCCTGAAGATTTTGAAGCCTACCAAAATTTTATTCCGCTGGAAGAAAGAAGCTCCTTGGTAAGAGCGTATTCAAAACGCCTTTTTGGAGAAGATAAAAAACTTTCGCTTGAAGCTGCCCATAAGTGGAGCCGCTGGGAATCGGCCCTCGTGCGTCTCTTTCCGGCTGTCTATGATATGAGTGATGAAGAAGCCCTCGCTATGGCCAAGGCTGAATGTCATTACTTTTTACACAAGTGCTTTTTTAAGGATGATAATTATATCCTAAACAACTGCGATAAGATTAAAGACCTCCCCTGCACTATCATGCAAGGAAGGTACGATATGGACTGTCCGCCCTTCTCCGCTTATAAACTGCATAAAAAATTACCCAAATCGAATTTAAACATTGTCTTATTCGGAGGACACTCCAGCATGGAACCGGGACTGGTAGACGGCCTTGTAAGAGCTGCAGAAGACCATAAAAAATTCTTTTAA
- a CDS encoding DUF4300 family protein: MKKILTVLMVMLIVSCQKNNDTKECLTIQNEVQDEKPLFSNMSDDESIKEVQAVLNSHLKNKNAEAFIRGVIDYNETIEKTGLTKGFEKEPPEYDEQKIDELWKSKKGNFIGTNCRINAFMLLKDNIEIKKAPIDDALLFMDNEAISVGKIFNDNDTERFKQLFSRVKTENTKDILIHAQKMKEHFANTRFDKNAKMLSVVLHDNLDGDFLFVGHTGVLLQNKDTFLFVEKLSFSEPFQAVKFAKKEDCYNYLFLKYKYYQDEDTAKPFIMENNELIELEAYKE; this comes from the coding sequence ATGAAAAAAATATTAACAGTTCTTATGGTAATGCTCATTGTATCATGTCAAAAAAACAATGATACAAAAGAATGTCTTACAATTCAAAATGAGGTACAAGACGAAAAACCCTTATTTTCGAACATGAGCGACGATGAGAGTATAAAAGAAGTTCAAGCTGTTTTGAATTCGCATTTGAAAAATAAAAATGCGGAAGCCTTTATAAGAGGAGTTATCGACTATAATGAAACAATAGAAAAAACCGGCTTGACAAAGGGCTTTGAAAAAGAGCCGCCGGAATATGATGAGCAAAAAATAGACGAATTATGGAAATCTAAAAAAGGCAATTTTATCGGAACAAATTGCAGGATAAACGCCTTTATGCTTTTAAAGGATAATATTGAAATTAAAAAAGCCCCTATCGATGATGCTCTTTTATTTATGGATAATGAAGCTATCTCCGTAGGGAAAATATTTAATGATAACGATACTGAAAGGTTTAAACAATTATTTTCAAGGGTAAAAACCGAAAATACAAAGGATATCCTCATTCATGCCCAAAAGATGAAAGAACATTTTGCAAACACAAGATTCGATAAAAATGCAAAAATGCTTTCGGTTGTTCTGCATGATAACTTGGACGGAGACTTTCTTTTTGTAGGTCACACAGGCGTATTGCTGCAAAACAAGGACACATTCCTATTTGTAGAAAAACTTTCTTTTTCCGAACCCTTTCAAGCCGTAAAATTTGCCAAAAAAGAAGATTGCTATAATTACCTCTTTTTGAAATATAAATATTACCAAGACGAAGATACGGCAAAACCTTTTATCATGGAAAACAATGAGCTTATAGAATTAGAAGCGTATAAGGAATAA
- a CDS encoding alpha/beta hydrolase family protein, with product MRIKKNIILVLVLLLNTSCLHFNANKRSQAFQGPYDLKAYNDEKRIGFNHVYKELVQDNLIDKSLSDNINLKGQITVYIPKKEGKYPLILITHGWNNSKYAFLSIGRYLASNGYAVAVFTSKKQALPKDWLPAFSSAYELIKEKTEDPEHSLYGLIDTENIGLLAHSMGGAASLYYANFMPQVKAVAAIHAYNGSSYLIETVGSANEDLGDTFLQIKGAVLFLTSEADITAYPEKTYRFFKNLNKENPACFLSFKDVKHNGALDIYKAPFVGGYDEKIFKRYTELTVSWFDTFLKGKKEKIGLFKKEDILFKNIKDFLYTETHREHEAYPSYDSRNLK from the coding sequence ATGAGAATCAAAAAAAACATTATTTTAGTATTAGTATTATTATTGAATACATCGTGTTTGCACTTCAATGCAAATAAAAGAAGTCAGGCTTTTCAAGGACCTTATGATCTAAAAGCTTATAATGACGAAAAACGTATAGGATTTAATCATGTCTATAAAGAATTAGTACAAGACAACCTTATAGATAAAAGTCTTTCCGACAATATAAATTTAAAAGGACAGATTACTGTTTACATTCCTAAAAAAGAAGGGAAATATCCTCTCATCTTAATCACTCATGGCTGGAATAATTCAAAATATGCCTTTTTATCTATAGGCCGTTACCTTGCCTCAAACGGTTATGCAGTTGCAGTTTTTACATCTAAAAAACAAGCACTTCCTAAAGATTGGCTTCCTGCTTTTTCTTCAGCCTACGAACTGATAAAAGAAAAAACAGAAGATCCGGAACACAGCCTATATGGACTAATCGATACGGAAAATATAGGCTTATTGGCTCATTCAATGGGAGGAGCAGCCTCACTGTATTACGCCAATTTTATGCCGCAAGTTAAAGCTGTTGCAGCAATTCATGCTTATAACGGGTCTTCCTATCTTATAGAAACTGTAGGAAGCGCCAATGAAGACCTAGGCGATACATTTTTGCAAATTAAGGGCGCCGTTCTGTTTTTAACCTCTGAAGCCGATATAACGGCCTACCCTGAAAAAACATACCGCTTTTTTAAAAATCTAAACAAAGAAAATCCTGCCTGCTTTTTATCATTTAAAGATGTAAAACATAATGGAGCCCTGGATATTTATAAAGCACCTTTTGTAGGGGGATATGACGAAAAAATATTCAAACGTTATACAGAATTAACGGTATCTTGGTTTGACACTTTCTTAAAAGGGAAAAAAGAAAAAATAGGATTATTTAAGAAGGAAGATATTCTTTTTAAGAACATTAAGGACTTTCTTTATACCGAAACACATAGAGAGCACGAAGCCTATCCAAGCTATGATTCGCGTAATTTAAAATAA
- a CDS encoding ABC transporter ATP-binding protein produces the protein MEDFDIDKGNEKFKSGIWKKVLKEFGYFKELLVPGILLGGLTGALDVVQPKMTKYVLDTFVKGRDLSNFNASIIFTVVFLLISAASTFFFIKFVGHLEIKMCHRLRTKCFTKLQSLSLSFYDKNAVGWLMSRMSSDINKLSGIVAWGATDLFWGFCMMMAVIIAMLGDSPRLALIGLLTLPVIVFFSIYLRGKILKAQRRVRKINSQLTASYNEDIQGAKTTKTLVREELNAKEFLSKTEEMKKASIMGILISSVLMPTVQLIGAVGTALMIVYGGISVVSGAITMGLLVAFFSYVTQFNAPLAEAADLFAEFISAQAAAERIFGLLEEESEIKDKDEVIKKYGTAICPTDEKRPPIKGNVKFDDVSFWYKEGEPVLSGFSLDVEAGQTIALVGATGAGKSTIVNLFCRFYEPKSGRILVDGIDYTDMPESWIHENLGYVLQSPHLFSGTIAENIRYGKLDASDEEIIEAAKLVDAHDFIVKMEKGYDTEVGEGGSLLSTGQKQLVSFARTLVRNPRLFVLDEATSSIDTETEQKIQSAITTVLSGRTSFVVAHRLSTIRNADKIIVVEGGKMIECGNHDELMKQKGHYYELYTHQFISEEQRSLNINS, from the coding sequence ATGGAAGATTTTGATATAGATAAAGGTAACGAGAAATTTAAAAGCGGGATATGGAAGAAGGTTCTAAAAGAATTCGGTTATTTTAAGGAGCTGCTGGTTCCGGGCATTCTTTTGGGCGGTCTGACAGGAGCATTGGATGTTGTCCAGCCTAAGATGACCAAATATGTTCTAGACACCTTTGTAAAGGGGCGGGATTTAAGCAATTTTAATGCTTCAATCATTTTTACGGTAGTGTTCTTGCTGATTTCTGCAGCCTCTACTTTTTTCTTTATAAAATTTGTAGGCCATTTGGAAATAAAAATGTGCCACCGCTTGAGAACAAAGTGTTTTACAAAATTGCAGTCACTTTCTCTTTCTTTTTACGATAAAAATGCTGTCGGCTGGCTTATGTCAAGAATGTCCTCCGATATAAATAAATTATCCGGCATTGTCGCATGGGGTGCAACCGACCTATTTTGGGGTTTTTGTATGATGATGGCTGTAATAATTGCTATGCTTGGAGACAGCCCTCGGCTTGCTCTCATAGGCTTACTGACCCTTCCCGTAATTGTGTTTTTTAGTATTTATCTGCGGGGTAAAATCTTAAAAGCACAAAGACGGGTGCGCAAAATAAATTCTCAATTGACAGCCTCCTACAATGAGGATATTCAGGGTGCTAAGACTACCAAGACCTTGGTTCGTGAAGAACTTAACGCAAAAGAATTCTTGTCCAAAACCGAGGAGATGAAAAAGGCATCTATCATGGGTATCTTAATTTCGTCTGTTCTTATGCCGACCGTTCAATTAATCGGCGCTGTCGGCACCGCCCTTATGATTGTGTATGGAGGAATTTCGGTTGTTTCGGGGGCTATTACGATGGGCTTGCTGGTTGCCTTTTTTTCTTATGTTACTCAGTTTAATGCTCCTTTAGCTGAAGCCGCCGACCTCTTTGCCGAATTTATTTCGGCTCAGGCAGCAGCCGAGCGAATCTTCGGGCTTCTTGAAGAGGAGTCTGAAATTAAGGACAAGGATGAGGTTATAAAAAAATACGGTACAGCCATTTGTCCCACAGATGAAAAACGGCCGCCTATTAAGGGTAATGTAAAATTTGACGATGTTTCCTTTTGGTACAAGGAGGGAGAACCTGTATTAAGCGGTTTTAGCCTCGATGTTGAAGCGGGACAGACTATAGCCTTGGTCGGGGCTACGGGAGCCGGAAAATCTACCATTGTCAATCTTTTTTGCAGGTTTTATGAGCCCAAAAGCGGGCGCATCCTTGTAGACGGTATAGACTATACGGATATGCCCGAAAGCTGGATTCACGAAAACCTGGGCTATGTGCTTCAGTCTCCACATCTTTTTTCGGGAACGATTGCAGAAAATATCAGGTACGGAAAATTGGATGCAAGCGATGAAGAAATTATCGAAGCTGCAAAGTTGGTAGATGCCCATGATTTTATAGTTAAAATGGAAAAGGGTTATGATACGGAAGTCGGAGAAGGCGGAAGCCTTCTTTCCACAGGACAAAAGCAGCTTGTTTCTTTTGCCCGCACCTTGGTAAGAAACCCGCGTCTTTTTGTTTTGGATGAAGCGACTTCTTCGATAGATACCGAAACCGAACAAAAAATTCAGAGTGCCATTACGACCGTATTGTCGGGACGCACCTCCTTTGTTGTGGCTCATAGATTATCGACAATAAGAAATGCAGATAAGATAATTGTTGTTGAAGGCGGAAAAATGATTGAATGCGGTAATCATGATGAGCTGATGAAGCAAAAAGGCCATTATTATGAGCTTTATACCCATCAATTTATCAGTGAAGAGCAAAGGTCCTTAAACATAAATAGTTAA
- a CDS encoding DUF2871 family protein: protein MYIVESIFDLSYLVLVIALSIKLLLQKDRTAKLFGLMALLLGSGDSFHLLPRVISMWHKGGFEANAFYLSIGVLITSITMTIFYLMFYHYYKVKTNTSSKSKDILIYGLALIRLVLTLMPQNEWGMADASYTWSIIRNIPFAALGAVLIYFFYKARKTPGLEHMALLTALSFLFYLPVVLFSKTVPVVGALMMPKTVAYVGIVYVGFKHFIPKFSLKSILENSFVYLVLGLAAGVFFREFTKFNAFDGSSYLSLMHAHVLILGAVLSLVSYLAFKQVPALSEKKLACVKRANHFWNTGVLITVVLMLLRGIITILGNNYTSKAQDAALSGIAGIGHILLALGLIYTFLMILKTRED from the coding sequence ATGTATATTGTTGAATCTATTTTTGATTTGAGTTACTTGGTTTTGGTTATAGCCCTAAGCATAAAGCTTTTGTTACAAAAAGATAGAACAGCAAAGCTGTTCGGGCTTATGGCTCTTCTTTTAGGTTCAGGGGATTCTTTTCACCTCCTTCCGCGTGTAATTTCTATGTGGCACAAGGGCGGTTTTGAGGCAAATGCTTTCTACCTTTCAATCGGGGTTTTAATAACTTCCATTACAATGACTATTTTTTATCTTATGTTCTACCATTACTATAAGGTAAAAACAAATACAAGCAGCAAGTCAAAAGATATTCTTATATACGGTTTAGCCCTGATAAGATTGGTGCTTACCCTTATGCCTCAAAACGAGTGGGGTATGGCTGATGCAAGTTATACTTGGAGCATTATCCGAAACATCCCCTTTGCAGCCCTTGGAGCAGTTTTGATTTACTTCTTTTACAAGGCGAGAAAAACCCCGGGTTTGGAGCACATGGCTCTATTAACGGCTTTAAGCTTTTTATTCTATCTGCCGGTTGTCTTGTTTTCAAAAACCGTGCCTGTAGTAGGGGCTCTTATGATGCCCAAGACTGTGGCTTATGTGGGAATCGTATATGTAGGATTTAAGCATTTTATACCCAAATTCAGCCTAAAAAGCATCTTGGAAAATTCTTTTGTTTACTTGGTTTTAGGTTTGGCTGCAGGCGTCTTTTTTAGAGAATTTACAAAATTCAATGCCTTTGACGGCTCCTCATATCTAAGCCTGATGCATGCCCATGTTTTGATTTTGGGTGCTGTGCTTTCCTTAGTTTCCTATCTTGCATTTAAACAGGTCCCGGCGCTTAGCGAAAAAAAGCTTGCCTGTGTCAAAAGGGCTAACCATTTTTGGAATACGGGAGTTCTTATTACTGTGGTTCTCATGCTTTTAAGAGGCATTATTACAATTTTAGGAAATAATTATACTTCAAAGGCTCAAGATGCTGCCCTTTCAGGTATAGCCGGAATAGGACACATTCTTTTAGCCCTCGGCCTTATATATACATTTTTGATGATTCTTAAAACAAGAGAAGATTAA
- a CDS encoding ISAs1 family transposase, which yields MDLENIFDYFNDIKIISNHDGYFYSVNEALKILLLGLLCGRKNIREIHEWATADIIKDRLNKEFGIKKTPCYYWLTCLLKLINIDSLNECFMNMAEALIKEYGTEKPLTIAIDGKTIRSTDKMSSYESPLHIVSAQVAEFGITLAQKCVKGKTNEIPTVQSLIKTLNIKGHIIVTDALNCQKETAKIIKEGKGDYLLSVKGNQPLLKADIEEYVQDEILRKQMDTACKSEKNRERVEKRTAFCTTNLGWMDNTGEWEGLSCIGAIHSEFKSKKGKSDEWHYYISSRKLTAQELLDIARKEWVVETMHWLLDVHFREDFCRLLDKNLQQALNIGRKVALNLVSRYKQKNAPKSSLSHIMFKALMDISFIKKILQN from the coding sequence ATGGATTTAGAAAATATATTCGATTACTTTAACGACATCAAAATAATTAGCAATCACGACGGATATTTTTACAGCGTAAACGAAGCTTTAAAAATATTATTACTTGGTCTTCTTTGCGGGCGTAAAAACATTAGAGAGATACACGAATGGGCAACTGCTGACATTATAAAGGATAGGCTAAATAAAGAATTCGGCATAAAAAAGACACCTTGCTATTATTGGCTTACCTGTCTACTTAAATTGATAAACATAGACTCATTAAACGAATGTTTTATGAATATGGCTGAAGCTCTTATCAAAGAATACGGTACAGAAAAACCTCTTACAATAGCGATAGACGGAAAAACTATCCGTTCAACAGATAAAATGAGCAGCTATGAAAGTCCGCTGCACATAGTCTCTGCACAAGTTGCCGAATTTGGTATAACATTGGCACAAAAGTGTGTTAAAGGAAAGACAAATGAGATACCTACAGTTCAATCTCTTATAAAAACTCTTAATATAAAAGGACATATAATAGTTACAGATGCCTTAAATTGTCAAAAAGAAACTGCAAAAATCATAAAAGAAGGAAAAGGGGACTATTTATTGTCGGTAAAAGGGAACCAGCCTTTATTAAAAGCGGATATTGAAGAATATGTTCAAGATGAAATTTTAAGAAAACAAATGGACACGGCTTGTAAAAGTGAAAAAAATCGTGAAAGAGTTGAAAAGCGAACAGCCTTCTGCACAACTAATTTAGGTTGGATGGATAATACAGGTGAATGGGAGGGGTTAAGCTGTATTGGTGCTATTCATTCCGAATTTAAGAGTAAGAAAGGAAAGAGTGATGAATGGCATTATTATATTTCAAGCAGAAAACTTACAGCTCAAGAGCTATTGGATATCGCAAGGAAAGAATGGGTTGTAGAAACCATGCATTGGTTATTAGATGTTCATTTTAGAGAAGACTTTTGTCGGCTTTTAGATAAAAATCTACAACAAGCCTTGAACATAGGACGGAAAGTGGCGTTAAATTTGGTCTCGCGATACAAACAAAAAAATGCACCTAAATCTTCTTTGTCACACATTATGTTTAAAGCTCTCATGGATATATCTTTTATCAAAAAAATATTACAAAATTGA
- a CDS encoding TetR/AcrR family transcriptional regulator, with protein sequence MPKKTFLNLPQEKQQRILETCKKEFEEKPLFQASVSDIVNTLGIARGSFYQYFENLEECFFTILSSENMDVHALFQGALIENDNDFFNALLRYGEVLSKELYKPSKRNLYRNRFLYWTPDLDKAWLEYRKKYLQTEKVAEMEKIYFSNLKKSSLSLSTYEDIKELIEYTKAIVHNLISRSFIENWEPEEFIEHFQKQTMWMKNGLKSGN encoded by the coding sequence ATGCCTAAAAAAACTTTTTTAAATTTACCGCAAGAAAAACAGCAACGGATACTCGAAACATGTAAAAAGGAATTTGAAGAGAAGCCCCTTTTTCAGGCAAGTGTTTCGGATATTGTAAATACCCTGGGCATTGCCCGCGGCAGTTTCTATCAGTATTTTGAAAATTTGGAAGAATGTTTTTTTACGATTTTAAGTTCCGAAAATATGGATGTCCATGCTCTTTTTCAGGGCGCTTTAATAGAAAACGATAACGATTTTTTTAATGCCCTTTTAAGATATGGCGAGGTTCTTTCAAAGGAGCTTTATAAGCCGTCAAAGCGCAATTTATATCGAAACCGCTTTCTTTATTGGACTCCCGACTTGGATAAAGCTTGGCTTGAATACAGAAAAAAATATCTTCAAACCGAAAAGGTTGCCGAAATGGAAAAGATATATTTTTCAAATCTAAAAAAAAGCTCTCTTTCCCTTTCAACTTATGAAGATATAAAGGAACTTATAGAATACACCAAGGCCATTGTTCATAATCTTATATCCCGCTCCTTTATCGAAAACTGGGAACCGGAAGAATTTATAGAGCACTTTCAAAAACAAACAATGTGGATGAAAAACGGACTTAAGAGCGGGAATTAA
- the flgD gene encoding flagellar hook assembly protein FlgD, translating into MQVNNVNNSMITTALEQAEMMKNFKSEMSPEEKALLGLQVDTLNKQNFAETRVPKQQLGKDEFLQLLIAQLTHQDPTSPMEDTQFIGQMAQFSSLEQMTNMNKNFAALNELMTGSSAVNAVGKKVDLDLGSSQVSGYISAATRGINPEVMVNGNWYNWSAVKTVYAENN; encoded by the coding sequence ATGCAGGTAAACAATGTTAATAACAGTATGATAACCACCGCTCTTGAACAGGCGGAAATGATGAAGAATTTTAAATCCGAAATGAGTCCTGAAGAAAAGGCTCTTTTGGGTCTGCAAGTTGACACCTTAAATAAGCAGAACTTTGCAGAAACAAGAGTTCCGAAACAGCAGCTTGGAAAAGACGAATTTCTTCAGCTTTTAATTGCCCAGCTCACCCATCAAGATCCTACATCTCCGATGGAAGATACGCAATTTATAGGGCAAATGGCTCAATTTTCGTCCCTTGAGCAGATGACCAATATGAACAAAAACTTTGCCGCCTTAAACGAGCTTATGACAGGCTCATCGGCCGTAAACGCCGTCGGCAAAAAAGTGGATTTAGACCTAGGGTCTTCACAGGTTTCCGGTTATATTTCGGCTGCAACACGCGGTATAAATCCGGAAGTTATGGTAAACGGAAACTGGTACAACTGGTCTGCCGTTAAAACAGTTTATGCAGAAAACAATTAG